In Malus sylvestris chromosome 15, drMalSylv7.2, whole genome shotgun sequence, a single genomic region encodes these proteins:
- the LOC126602265 gene encoding uncharacterized protein LOC126602265 isoform X2, with the protein MSLSLLSDLSHLSPSLLCTASTHAQRHMSARGRTHHHHHYRPALSLPLVLRTQKTERNSGGFLYFSGRNRIGCRHPSPATSGGFSGHLRPFHDERKVKLLLRKFVILIRAILLLRNI; encoded by the exons atgtctctctccctcctctcggatctctctcatctctctccttctcttctctgcACCGCAAGCACACACGCACAGAGGCACATGAGTGCGCGAGGAAGAACCCACCACCATCATCATTATCgtcctgctctctctctccctctcgtgcTGCGAACCCAGAAAACGGAAAGGAACTCCGGcgggtttttgtatttttccg GACGGAATCGCATCGGGTGTAGGCACCCATCTCCGGCGACCTCGGGGggtttttccggccatctccggccgTTCCACGACGAAAGGAAG gtaaAGTTGCTATTAAGGAAATTCGTAATCCTGATTCGCGCGATTCTTCTGCTAAGgaatattt ga